In the Oncorhynchus keta strain PuntledgeMale-10-30-2019 chromosome 14, Oket_V2, whole genome shotgun sequence genome, one interval contains:
- the LOC118393984 gene encoding DNA-directed RNA polymerases I, II, and III subunit RPABC5, whose translation MIIPVRCFTCGKIVGNKWEAYLGLLQAEYTEGDALDALGLKRYCCRRMLLAHVDLIEKLLNYAPLEK comes from the exons ATGATTATCCCAGTCCGGTGCTTCACCTGTGGGAAAATCGTTGGGAATAAATGGGAGGCGTACCTTGGCCTCCTTCAAGCTGAATACACTGAAGG TGATGCCCTTGATGCTCTTGGTCTGAAGAGGTATTGCTGTCGGAGGATGCTGCTGGCTCATGTAGACCTCATTGAGAAGTTGCTGAATTATGCACCCCTGGAGAAATGA
- the LOC118393982 gene encoding cleavage and polyadenylation specificity factor subunit 7-like isoform X1: protein MAAKAADGGGATDLIDIYDEKFSQNNGEDGDFATTAEASDLYDDVLTGSVSRERKFSENAMPLSKDQPTKEESKPAILYTYSGVWNKRLAVYVGNFSWWTSDKDLINVARTLGVKDIVKIKFAENRANGQSRGYAEVVVATEESLQRLLETLPNCHVNGEKVDCRFATRQNLAVFEAQANKRVPQRSNSKESSDTGDKNTSVSPPVLNQNHSTVPHTIHPQHIHNKPPPLSVPYFRLPPPLFPHLPPHIPPPPMPHLFPPRLPSHPPPSLHLNPAFFPPAQHDNYSQQHNTPYNRHSSRDSEAPTPQMPEGEFDELMNRNRAIASSAITKAVSGATAGDMPLAIETLLTAIAVIKQSRVYGDERCRALVTSLKDCLFSIESKSYGSRKRHRSRDREHRSRDRERDRERERDRGREREESYSQEWEAAGMSRRHRERSLSGERDGRDRERVRERDRHREHRERHR from the exons ATGGCGGCTAAAGCGGCGGATGGTGGTGGTGCAACTGACCTCATAGACATCTACGACGAGAAGTTCAGTCAAAACAACGGGGAG GATGGAGATTTTGCAACAACGGCAGAGGCAAGTGATCTTTATGATGACGTGCTCACTGGCTCTGTGAGCCGGGAAAGGAAATTCTCAGAGAACGCTATGCCTCTCAGCAAGGACCAGCCGACAAAAGAGGAGAGCAAACCAGCAATACTGTACACTTACAGTGGAGTGTGGAACAAGAGACTGGCTGTATATGTGGGCAACTTCTCCTGG TGGACCTCCGACAAAGACCTTATTAACGTGGCGCGCACCTTGGGTGtgaaggacattgtgaagatcaAATTTGCTGAGAACAGAGCTAATGGCCAGTCCAGGGG ATACGCTGAGGTAGTGGTGGCCACAGAAGAGTCATTGCAGAGGTTGCTGGAGACATTGCCAAattgtcatgttaatggggaAAAGGTGGACTGCCGCTTTGCCACACGCCAGAATCTTGCCGTGTTTGAAGCCCAGGCTAATAAAC GTGTCCCCCAGCGCTCTAACTCAAAGGAGTCGTCAGATACTGGGGATAAAAACACCTCCGTCTCCCCTCCTGTGCTCAACCAGAACCACTCCACTGTCCCTCACACTATCCACCCCCAACACATTCACAACAAACCTCCCCCTCTGTCAGTCCCATACTTTAGGCtgcctcctcctcttttccctcacCTTCCCCCACACATCCCTCCTCCCCCCATGCCCCACCTTTTCCCTCCACGTCTCCCCAGCCATCCTCCACCCTCCCTGCATCTCAACCCCGCCTTCTTTCCtccagcacaacatgacaactacagtcaacaacacaacacaccgtACAACCGGCACAG CAGCAGGGACAGTGAAGCGCCCACACCCCAAATGCCAGAGGGAGAGTTTGATGAGCTGATGAACAGAAACAGAGCAATCGCCAGCAGCGCCATCACCAAGGCTGTGTCTGGAGCTACTGCTG GAGACATGCCCCTGGCCATTGAGACGCTTTTGACTGCCATTGCTGTCATCAAGCAGTCAAGAGTGTATGGGGACGAGCGCTGTCGAGCGCTGGTCACCTCTCTGAAAGACTGCCTCTTTTCCATCGAGAGCAAGTCTTACGGCTCCAG GAAAAGACACCGTTCCCGTGACAGAGAACATCGTTCCCGAGATAGAGAGCGGGACAGGGAAAGAGAGCGGGACAGAGGCAGGGAAAGGGAAGAGTCCTACAGCCAGGAATGGGAGGCTGCAGGAATGTCCCGCCGGCACCGAGAACGCTCCCTaagtggggagagagatgggagagaccGGGAGCGTGTTCGGGAACGAGATAGACATAGGGAGCATCGCGAGCGGCACCGCTAG
- the LOC118393982 gene encoding cleavage and polyadenylation specificity factor subunit 7-like isoform X2, with the protein MAAKAADGGGATDLIDIYDEKFSQNNGEDGDFATTAEASDLYDDVLTGSVSRERKFSENAMPLSKDQPTKEESKPAILYTYSGVWNKRLAVYVGNFSWWTSDKDLINVARTLGVKDIVKIKFAENRANGQSRGYAEVVVATEESLQRLLETLPNCHVNGEKVDCRFATRQNLAVFEAQANKRVPQRSNSKESSDTGDKNTSVSPPVLNQNHSTVPHTIHPQHIHNKPPPLSVPYFRLPPPLFPHLPPHIPPPPMPHLFPPRLPSHPPPSLHLNPAFFPPAQHDNYSQQHNTPYNRHSRDSEAPTPQMPEGEFDELMNRNRAIASSAITKAVSGATAGDMPLAIETLLTAIAVIKQSRVYGDERCRALVTSLKDCLFSIESKSYGSRKRHRSRDREHRSRDRERDRERERDRGREREESYSQEWEAAGMSRRHRERSLSGERDGRDRERVRERDRHREHRERHR; encoded by the exons ATGGCGGCTAAAGCGGCGGATGGTGGTGGTGCAACTGACCTCATAGACATCTACGACGAGAAGTTCAGTCAAAACAACGGGGAG GATGGAGATTTTGCAACAACGGCAGAGGCAAGTGATCTTTATGATGACGTGCTCACTGGCTCTGTGAGCCGGGAAAGGAAATTCTCAGAGAACGCTATGCCTCTCAGCAAGGACCAGCCGACAAAAGAGGAGAGCAAACCAGCAATACTGTACACTTACAGTGGAGTGTGGAACAAGAGACTGGCTGTATATGTGGGCAACTTCTCCTGG TGGACCTCCGACAAAGACCTTATTAACGTGGCGCGCACCTTGGGTGtgaaggacattgtgaagatcaAATTTGCTGAGAACAGAGCTAATGGCCAGTCCAGGGG ATACGCTGAGGTAGTGGTGGCCACAGAAGAGTCATTGCAGAGGTTGCTGGAGACATTGCCAAattgtcatgttaatggggaAAAGGTGGACTGCCGCTTTGCCACACGCCAGAATCTTGCCGTGTTTGAAGCCCAGGCTAATAAAC GTGTCCCCCAGCGCTCTAACTCAAAGGAGTCGTCAGATACTGGGGATAAAAACACCTCCGTCTCCCCTCCTGTGCTCAACCAGAACCACTCCACTGTCCCTCACACTATCCACCCCCAACACATTCACAACAAACCTCCCCCTCTGTCAGTCCCATACTTTAGGCtgcctcctcctcttttccctcacCTTCCCCCACACATCCCTCCTCCCCCCATGCCCCACCTTTTCCCTCCACGTCTCCCCAGCCATCCTCCACCCTCCCTGCATCTCAACCCCGCCTTCTTTCCtccagcacaacatgacaactacagtcaacaacacaacacaccgtACAACCGGCACAG CAGGGACAGTGAAGCGCCCACACCCCAAATGCCAGAGGGAGAGTTTGATGAGCTGATGAACAGAAACAGAGCAATCGCCAGCAGCGCCATCACCAAGGCTGTGTCTGGAGCTACTGCTG GAGACATGCCCCTGGCCATTGAGACGCTTTTGACTGCCATTGCTGTCATCAAGCAGTCAAGAGTGTATGGGGACGAGCGCTGTCGAGCGCTGGTCACCTCTCTGAAAGACTGCCTCTTTTCCATCGAGAGCAAGTCTTACGGCTCCAG GAAAAGACACCGTTCCCGTGACAGAGAACATCGTTCCCGAGATAGAGAGCGGGACAGGGAAAGAGAGCGGGACAGAGGCAGGGAAAGGGAAGAGTCCTACAGCCAGGAATGGGAGGCTGCAGGAATGTCCCGCCGGCACCGAGAACGCTCCCTaagtggggagagagatgggagagaccGGGAGCGTGTTCGGGAACGAGATAGACATAGGGAGCATCGCGAGCGGCACCGCTAG